Proteins from a genomic interval of Pseudomonas versuta:
- a CDS encoding AEC family transporter, translating to MLAIFLQTLTITAPVFAMLFLGVVLKRVGWINDNFIHTASALVFNVTMPALLFLGILHADLRAALQPKVLGYFTVATLASFALAWGWSIWRCPPAERGIYTQGAFRGNNAVIGLALAASMYGDYGISLGAVLAALVILLYNTLSTIVLAVYSPVIKSDPWSICKSVFKNPLIISVLVATPFAAFKLSLPHWLQTSGEYLASMTLPLALICIGGTLSLASLRKSGELAMSASLVKMVSLPLLTTLGAWLCGFRGPELGTLFLYFASPTAAASYVMARAANGNHELAAAIIVITTLMAAITTNIGIFVLQWGGWI from the coding sequence ATGCTGGCTATCTTCCTTCAGACGCTTACGATCACTGCTCCCGTGTTTGCCATGCTGTTTCTGGGGGTAGTGCTCAAGCGCGTGGGCTGGATCAATGACAACTTTATCCACACTGCGTCGGCACTGGTGTTCAACGTCACCATGCCGGCGTTGTTGTTTCTGGGTATTTTGCATGCCGATCTCAGGGCCGCCTTGCAGCCCAAGGTGCTCGGTTATTTCACCGTGGCGACTCTTGCCAGCTTTGCCCTGGCCTGGGGCTGGTCGATCTGGCGCTGCCCGCCGGCTGAGCGCGGTATTTACACTCAAGGTGCTTTTCGCGGCAACAACGCGGTCATCGGTCTGGCCCTGGCGGCCAGCATGTATGGCGATTACGGCATTTCGCTGGGGGCAGTGCTCGCGGCGCTGGTGATTCTGCTCTACAACACGTTGTCGACGATCGTGCTGGCGGTGTACAGCCCGGTGATCAAGTCCGATCCGTGGAGCATCTGCAAAAGTGTGTTCAAGAACCCGCTGATCATCAGTGTGCTGGTGGCGACCCCGTTTGCCGCGTTCAAGCTCAGCCTGCCGCACTGGTTGCAAACCTCGGGCGAATATTTGGCATCGATGACTTTGCCGCTGGCATTGATTTGCATCGGCGGCACGCTGTCGTTGGCCAGCTTGCGCAAAAGTGGCGAGCTGGCAATGAGCGCGAGTCTGGTGAAAATGGTCAGCCTGCCACTGCTGACGACCCTGGGCGCCTGGCTTTGTGGCTTTCGCGGGCCGGAGCTGGGTACGCTGTTTTTGTACTTTGCCAGCCCGACAGCGGCGGCCAGCTATGTCATGGCCCGGGCTGCCAACGGCAACCATGAGCTGGCAGCAGCCATTATCGTGATCACCACCCTGATGGCTGCGATCACGACCAATATCGGGATTTTTGTGTTGCAGTGGGGCGGCTGGATTTAG
- a CDS encoding WbuC family cupin fold metalloprotein, with translation MTRHSFLDQSLFNDLAEKAAGNPRGRQHHNLHQMEEPCHRMVVGLQPSTYVPPHRHLGSDKVETLLVLKGTLGVLIFDEQGRVLDKRVLQAAGESLGVDLPPGVFHGLVVLEADSLMFECKAGPYRPVGDGELAPWAPREGEPGVAEYQRWMRAQFDKTAG, from the coding sequence ATGACCCGCCACAGCTTTCTCGATCAATCGCTCTTCAACGACCTGGCAGAGAAAGCTGCCGGCAACCCCCGTGGTCGCCAGCATCACAACTTGCATCAGATGGAAGAGCCCTGCCATCGCATGGTGGTGGGGTTGCAACCCTCAACCTATGTTCCGCCGCACCGGCACCTGGGTAGTGACAAGGTTGAAACCCTGTTGGTACTCAAGGGTACGCTTGGGGTCCTGATCTTTGATGAGCAAGGCCGGGTGCTCGACAAGCGTGTGTTGCAAGCTGCTGGCGAGAGTCTTGGGGTTGATTTGCCGCCTGGCGTTTTTCATGGCCTGGTGGTGCTTGAAGCCGACAGCCTGATGTTCGAGTGCAAGGCAGGGCCTTATCGGCCGGTGGGGGATGGCGAACTGGCGCCGTGGGCACCTCGCGAAGGGGAGCCCGGGGTGGCCGAGTATCAGCGCTGGATGCGTGCCCAGTTCGATAAAACTGCAGGTTGA
- the upp gene encoding uracil phosphoribosyltransferase: protein MPIREIRHPLIRHKLGLMRRADISTKNFRELAQEVGALLTYEATKDLTLETYEIEGWCGTVQVEKIAGKKITVVPILRAGIGMLEGVLSLIPGAKVSAVGVARNEETLQAHTYLEKLVPEINERLAMIIDPMLATGSSMVATIDLLKKAGCKEIRAMVLVAAPEGIAAVEAAHPDVIIYTASIDERLNEHGYIIPGLGDAGDKIFGTKQKDS, encoded by the coding sequence ATGCCCATTCGCGAGATACGCCACCCGCTGATTCGTCACAAGCTCGGCCTTATGCGCCGCGCAGACATTAGCACGAAGAACTTCCGCGAGCTTGCTCAGGAAGTCGGCGCGTTGCTGACCTATGAAGCCACCAAAGACCTGACCCTCGAAACCTACGAGATTGAAGGCTGGTGCGGCACTGTTCAAGTTGAAAAAATCGCCGGCAAGAAAATTACCGTCGTGCCGATTCTGCGTGCCGGCATCGGCATGCTTGAAGGCGTACTCAGCCTGATCCCGGGCGCCAAAGTCAGCGCTGTCGGTGTCGCCCGCAACGAAGAAACCCTTCAGGCCCATACCTACCTGGAAAAACTGGTACCGGAAATCAACGAGCGTCTGGCGATGATTATCGACCCGATGCTGGCCACCGGTTCGTCGATGGTTGCCACCATTGATCTGCTGAAGAAAGCCGGCTGCAAGGAAATTCGCGCCATGGTGCTGGTTGCCGCGCCAGAAGGCATTGCCGCCGTAGAAGCTGCACACCCGGATGTCATCATCTATACCGCTTCCATCGATGAGCGCCTGAACGAGCACGGCTACATCATTCCAGGCCTGGGCGACGCCGGCGACAAGATCTTCGGCACCAAGCAAAAGGACTCATAA
- a CDS encoding hypoxanthine-guanine phosphoribosyltransferase: protein MSADLEHIRQIMREADCLYTEAEVEAAIARVGAQITAEMAETNPVVFCVMNGGLIFAGKLLTHLKFPLEASYLHATRYRNETTGGDLFWKAKPEVSFIDRHVLIIDDILDEGHTLSAIVDFCKHAGARQVHTAVLIDKDHDRKARPDLKANYAGLPCIDRYLFGYGMDYKGYWRNAAGIYAVKGM from the coding sequence ATGTCTGCTGATCTCGAGCATATCCGTCAAATCATGCGAGAGGCTGACTGCCTGTATACCGAAGCTGAAGTAGAGGCCGCCATTGCCCGCGTTGGCGCGCAAATCACGGCCGAAATGGCCGAGACCAATCCAGTGGTATTTTGTGTGATGAACGGCGGCCTGATTTTTGCGGGCAAGCTGCTCACCCATCTGAAGTTCCCGCTTGAAGCGTCTTATCTGCACGCGACGCGCTATCGCAATGAGACCACTGGCGGCGATCTGTTCTGGAAAGCCAAGCCTGAAGTGTCGTTCATTGACCGTCATGTGCTGATCATCGATGACATCCTCGATGAAGGTCATACCCTGAGTGCGATCGTCGATTTCTGCAAACATGCGGGCGCCCGTCAGGTGCACACTGCAGTACTGATCGACAAGGACCACGACCGCAAGGCGCGTCCGGACCTGAAAGCCAACTACGCTGGTCTGCCGTGCATTGACCGCTACCTCTTCGGTTACGGTATGGATTACAAAGGTTACTGGCGCAATGCCGCCGGGATTTATGCCGTTAAAGGCATGTAA